In Nostoc sp. GT001, a genomic segment contains:
- the uxaC gene encoding glucuronate isomerase has product MLTKKPSLSPDRCFSPEPVQRRLAHQFFDSISALPLVCPHGHVDPALLANPAARFGSPTELLIIPDHYLLRMLYSQGVSLQALGIPSNDGSPRETDHRKIWQLFADHFYLFQGTPSGLWLKEELTNVFGLDEPLNSRNAGYIYDCLEGLLASAEFSPRALFKRFNIEVLCTTDAASDNLENQRSLHEEGFTQIRPTFRPDAVVNLDAPSWRENLSKLESSIGREINTYANFVQALEERRAFFKKMGATATDQGAATPYTTRLSDQEAEAIFARALANKLNPGDVENFTGHIFMEMARMSVEDGLVMQMHCGVMRNHNPALFERFGADKGADIPVKIEWTQNLRPLLSAYGNDSRFRLIIFGMDESAYSREMAPLAGHYPTVLLGPPWWFHDSVNGMERYFNQVMETAGIYNTAGFNDDTRAFVSIPARHNVWRRVACNWLAGLVARGLVEEEEGYEMARALAYDLAKVAYKLE; this is encoded by the coding sequence ATGTTAACTAAAAAACCGAGTTTATCTCCCGATCGCTGCTTCTCTCCAGAACCAGTTCAAAGACGACTAGCCCATCAATTTTTTGATAGCATATCTGCGTTACCTCTAGTTTGCCCACACGGACACGTAGATCCAGCTTTGTTAGCTAATCCCGCAGCTCGTTTTGGTTCACCAACCGAATTACTGATTATCCCTGACCACTACCTGTTGCGAATGCTCTATAGTCAGGGCGTATCTCTGCAAGCTTTGGGCATACCAAGCAATGATGGTTCGCCAAGAGAAACAGACCACCGTAAAATCTGGCAATTGTTCGCTGACCATTTTTATCTATTCCAGGGTACTCCGTCTGGGTTGTGGCTGAAAGAAGAACTAACTAACGTCTTTGGGCTAGATGAACCTTTAAACTCTCGCAACGCAGGATATATCTATGATTGTCTAGAAGGTTTGTTAGCCTCAGCGGAGTTTTCCCCTCGTGCTTTATTCAAACGCTTTAATATCGAAGTACTTTGTACTACCGATGCCGCCAGTGATAACCTAGAGAATCAGCGATCGCTCCACGAAGAAGGTTTTACTCAAATTAGACCAACTTTTCGCCCAGATGCAGTAGTTAACCTAGATGCTCCTAGTTGGCGGGAAAATCTTAGCAAGTTGGAAAGCAGTATCGGTAGAGAAATTAATACTTATGCGAATTTTGTGCAAGCTCTAGAAGAACGTCGAGCTTTCTTTAAAAAAATGGGCGCGACAGCTACCGATCAAGGTGCAGCTACACCTTATACCACACGCCTTTCTGATCAAGAAGCTGAAGCTATCTTTGCGAGAGCATTAGCCAATAAGCTGAATCCAGGGGATGTCGAAAATTTTACCGGTCATATCTTCATGGAAATGGCGCGGATGAGTGTGGAAGATGGCTTGGTGATGCAAATGCATTGTGGTGTGATGCGTAATCATAACCCAGCTTTATTTGAGAGATTTGGAGCTGATAAAGGTGCTGATATTCCCGTAAAAATAGAGTGGACTCAAAATCTGCGTCCGTTGTTGTCAGCTTATGGTAATGATTCACGCTTCCGCTTAATCATTTTTGGCATGGATGAAAGCGCTTATAGCCGCGAGATGGCTCCTTTAGCTGGTCATTATCCTACTGTATTGCTTGGCCCGCCTTGGTGGTTTCATGACAGCGTAAATGGTATGGAGCGTTATTTCAATCAGGTAATGGAAACTGCGGGAATTTATAATACTGCTGGATTTAATGATGATACGCGGGCTTTTGTTTCGATTCCGGCTCGTCATAATGTCTGGCGGCGGGTAGCTTGTAATTGGTTGGCTGGATTGGTTGCGCGGGGATTGGTTGAGGAGGAGGAAGGGTATGAGATGGCTCGTGCTTTGGCTTATGACCTCGCTAAGGTTGCTTATAAGTTGGAGTGA
- a CDS encoding SDR family oxidoreductase, whose protein sequence is MPDLILSKLFSLTGRVAVVTGGSGVLGGAMAKGLALAGARVVVLGRNEVRAGAVVAEITAGGGESMAVVADVSDRSQLEIARDVIIQRWGEIDILVNMAGGNIPAATISPDATIFDMPHTAFEEVVSLNLVGTLLPCQVFGQAMVERSQPHGCIVNISSMSAIRAISRVVGYSAAKAGIDNFTRWLAVELAQKYGDGMRVNAIAPGFFIGEQNRDLLLNADGSLTERGQKIIDHTPAGRFGKPDELLSTLIWLCSSGSSFVNGVVVPVDGGFSIYSGV, encoded by the coding sequence ATGCCAGATTTGATTTTAAGTAAACTTTTTAGCTTGACGGGGCGGGTAGCAGTAGTTACTGGTGGTTCTGGTGTGCTTGGTGGGGCTATGGCAAAGGGTTTGGCTCTGGCTGGAGCGCGAGTTGTGGTTTTGGGTCGCAATGAAGTCAGGGCGGGGGCGGTGGTGGCTGAGATTACTGCTGGTGGTGGAGAAAGTATGGCTGTGGTAGCAGATGTTAGCGATCGCTCCCAATTAGAAATCGCTAGGGATGTTATTATACAGCGTTGGGGTGAAATAGATATCTTGGTAAATATGGCTGGTGGTAATATTCCGGCTGCCACAATTTCTCCTGATGCGACTATTTTTGATATGCCACATACAGCTTTTGAGGAAGTAGTTAGCCTCAATTTAGTTGGGACTTTACTACCTTGTCAGGTTTTTGGTCAAGCAATGGTGGAAAGAAGTCAGCCTCACGGTTGCATTGTGAATATTTCTTCTATGTCTGCTATTCGAGCGATTAGTCGGGTGGTTGGCTACTCAGCTGCGAAAGCGGGGATAGATAACTTTACTCGTTGGCTAGCGGTAGAACTCGCCCAAAAATATGGTGATGGAATGCGAGTAAATGCGATCGCACCAGGTTTTTTTATTGGTGAACAAAATCGAGATTTACTTTTAAATGCAGATGGTAGTTTAACCGAACGTGGGCAAAAAATTATTGACCATACCCCCGCCGGACGTTTCGGAAAACCAGATGAATTACTCAGCACTTTGATCTGGTTATGTAGTTCTGGTTCTAGTTTTGTTAATGGGGTAGTTGTGCCTGTAGATGGTGGATTTAGTATCTACAGTGGAGTTTAA
- a CDS encoding lactate racemase domain-containing protein has protein sequence MYSLAVNNGTLSDEQVSELIHQAFADPKFDGKRILVLIPDSTRTAPIPQMFRLLHQELGQRVAALDFLIALGTHNPMSEEQINHLVGVTPEERETTFKKVRIFNHLWNEPDTFISCGVISAEEISEISSGMLHQSVDVHINKLVTEYDLIVICAQFFLTKLSVFLVEINIFSLALVVKK, from the coding sequence ATGTATTCACTGGCTGTAAATAACGGGACACTTTCAGATGAGCAAGTTTCTGAGTTAATTCATCAAGCTTTCGCAGACCCTAAGTTTGATGGAAAGCGCATCTTGGTGTTAATTCCAGATAGTACCCGCACTGCTCCTATCCCGCAAATGTTTCGATTGCTTCATCAAGAGTTGGGTCAAAGAGTAGCGGCTTTAGATTTTTTAATTGCTCTGGGTACACATAATCCGATGAGTGAAGAACAAATCAATCACTTGGTAGGAGTGACACCAGAGGAGCGAGAGACAACTTTTAAAAAAGTTCGCATATTTAACCATCTTTGGAATGAGCCGGATACCTTTATTTCTTGCGGAGTCATTTCGGCAGAAGAGATATCAGAAATTAGTAGTGGAATGTTACATCAATCAGTTGATGTGCATATTAATAAACTGGTAACAGAATACGATTTGATCGTGATTTGCGCCCAGTTTTTCCTCACGAAGTTGTCGGTTTTTCTGGTGGAAATAAATATTTTTTCCCTGGCATTGGTGGTCAAGAAGTAA
- a CDS encoding lactate racemase domain-containing protein, producing MRPVFPHEVVGFSGGNKYFFPGIGGQEVINLSHWLGALITCYEIIGTLGITPVRRLINRAANLISTPKLCLAMVVAPKTNQLAGLYIDQPESAWEAAAQLSAKLNIKYVDRPFKQVLSVMPQMYDDIWTAAKGMYKLEPVVADGGELIIYAPHITEFSYTHGEILSEVGYHVRDYFLKQWHKFQDYPAGVLAHSTHLKGMGTFDLIEGEQARIRVTLATGISAERCAAHNLNYRDPATIRPTEWANREDEGILLVPKAGEILYRLSDSNFQ from the coding sequence TTGCGCCCAGTTTTTCCTCACGAAGTTGTCGGTTTTTCTGGTGGAAATAAATATTTTTTCCCTGGCATTGGTGGTCAAGAAGTAATTAATCTCTCGCACTGGTTAGGTGCTTTAATTACTTGTTACGAAATTATTGGTACGCTAGGAATCACACCAGTCCGGCGTTTGATTAACCGAGCTGCTAACCTGATTTCTACCCCAAAACTTTGTTTAGCGATGGTAGTCGCACCCAAAACAAATCAGCTAGCTGGACTCTATATAGATCAACCAGAGTCAGCCTGGGAAGCAGCTGCACAATTATCAGCTAAACTGAATATTAAATATGTAGATCGACCTTTTAAACAAGTGCTTTCAGTCATGCCCCAAATGTACGATGATATTTGGACAGCGGCAAAAGGCATGTACAAGTTAGAGCCAGTAGTAGCTGACGGAGGAGAACTAATTATATATGCTCCTCATATTACCGAGTTTAGCTATACACACGGCGAAATTTTATCCGAAGTTGGCTATCATGTGCGGGATTACTTTCTCAAACAGTGGCATAAATTTCAAGACTATCCTGCTGGAGTGCTAGCCCATAGTACTCATTTAAAAGGAATGGGTACTTTTGACCTTATAGAAGGAGAACAAGCGCGGATTCGCGTGACTTTAGCGACTGGTATTTCTGCTGAACGCTGTGCTGCTCATAACTTAAACTATCGCGATCCGGCGACTATTCGACCGACAGAATGGGCGAATCGAGAGGATGAAGGCATATTGCTTGTGCCGAAAGCTGGCGAGATACTGTACCGTTTAAGTGACAGTAATTTTCAGTAG
- the tmk gene encoding dTMP kinase has protein sequence MGGKLIVFEGVEGCGKTSQMQLCSEWLESLGVSVVVTREPGGTELGLHLRRLLLEKSEDKPVAEVTELLLYAADRSQHVEQELKPQLQAGKYILCDRYTDSTIAYQGYGRSLNMSLINQLNNIATGGLESDLTIWLDVDVEVGLFRKLSDKVGLDRIEQETIAFHRRVQQGYAHLAASHPSRIVRVDGSLSKEAVQQVIQGILRAHLHL, from the coding sequence ATGGGTGGCAAATTAATTGTATTTGAAGGGGTGGAAGGCTGTGGCAAAACCAGCCAAATGCAGCTTTGTTCTGAGTGGTTGGAAAGTCTAGGTGTTTCTGTGGTGGTAACTCGTGAACCAGGGGGAACAGAGTTGGGTTTACATCTTCGCCGCTTGCTACTAGAAAAGTCAGAAGATAAACCAGTTGCAGAGGTGACAGAACTTTTATTGTATGCTGCTGACCGATCGCAACACGTTGAACAAGAACTTAAACCGCAACTGCAAGCTGGGAAATATATTTTATGCGATCGCTACACTGACTCTACCATTGCCTATCAAGGATATGGTCGGAGTCTGAATATGAGTTTAATCAATCAGCTTAATAATATTGCCACTGGTGGTTTAGAAAGTGACTTAACTATTTGGCTAGATGTCGATGTCGAGGTTGGACTTTTTCGCAAACTCTCAGATAAAGTAGGACTAGACCGCATTGAACAGGAGACAATCGCTTTTCATCGGCGCGTTCAACAAGGATACGCACATTTAGCAGCATCTCATCCCTCACGAATTGTTCGCGTAGATGGCAGTTTGAGTAAAGAAGCTGTACAACAAGTAATTCAAGGAATTTTACGCGCACACCTGCACCTGTAG
- a CDS encoding IS1 family transposase (programmed frameshift): MECPRCGSSHIRKNGNKRGKQNHICCNCDRQFIDRYEPPQGYSDEVKRECLKMYVNGMGFRGIERVKGVHHTTLITWVKLVGELLPDVYDPETIPEVGELDELETFVGKKNKVWLWTAVNHFTQGILAWVLGDHSAETFRPLWDIVGTWQCYFYVTDGWLVYPGFIPEGDQIVSKTYMTRVEGENTRLRHYLARLHRKTLCYSKSAQMLKYSIRLLLHYLKFWDVPVSV, from the exons ATGGAATGTCCGCGTTGTGGGTCGTCTCATATCCGTAAGAACGGAAATAAAAGAGGTAAACAGAATCACATTTGCTGTAATTGCGATCGCCAATTTATTGATCGGTACGAACCACCTCAAGGATACAGTGATGAAGTGAAACGGGAATGCCTGAAAATGTACGTTAATGGTATGGGATTTCGTGGCATTGAACGGGTCAAAGGTGTGCATCACACGACATTGATTACTTGGGTAAAACTTGTAGGAGAACTGCTACCTGATGTTTATGATCCAGAGACAATTCCAGAAGTTGGCGAACTCGATGAACTAGAAACGTTCGTCGGC AAAAAAAACAAAGTTTGGCTTTGGACAGCAGTGAACCACTTCACACAAGGTATTTTAGCGTGGGTTTTGGGCGACCATAGCGCCGAAACTTTTCGACCGTTATGGGATATTGTAGGTACTTGGCAGTGCTATTTCTATGTCACGGATGGATGGTTGGTCTATCCAGGCTTTATTCCAGAGGGCGACCAGATTGTGAGCAAGACTTACATGACACGAGTTGAGGGGGAAAACACCCGGTTGCGCCACTATCTCGCTCGATTGCATCGAAAAACGCTATGTTATTCCAAATCAGCACAAATGCTGAAATACTCGATTCGATTGCTACTTCACTATCTCAAGTTTTGGGATGTTCCAGTTTCAGTATGA
- a CDS encoding PAS domain-containing protein, which yields MLELGKSLFAYKQFIPHGHCYLWKPELVGLHIVSDSLIVFAYYSIPITLLYFVRKRQDLPFNRVFILFAIFIVTCGTTHLMEIWTLWYPTYWLSGCLKAITAIISLYTTCELIPLIPKALALPSSAQLEAANRELEREVNERQAALRERKQAELALQEREAMLRRIGDNLPNGAIYKVIREVDGSDRFAYISAGIERLMEVRAEDALKDSSLLYRQFIPEDAPLLAAAVEESRRNLSVFDIQLRIQTPSGLLKWLHFRSTPRQFEDGRVVWDGLVVDVTNLKCAEETLRKREALLEESQRVARLGNWEFDIASGKITWSKQLFALFNRDPTLLELDYEENLQLYHPEDREKIHEAVERAMSTGESYKLILRAPQTDGSTTYIEGIGHAEFNTDGKVIRLYGTAQDVTERKQAEIALKESEIRYRAIVEDQTELITRYLPDGTLTFVNQAYALYFGRSPEELIGSRYQPSYL from the coding sequence ATGCTGGAATTAGGGAAAAGCCTTTTCGCTTATAAACAGTTTATTCCTCACGGTCATTGCTATCTTTGGAAACCGGAATTAGTGGGGTTGCATATTGTATCCGACAGTTTAATTGTCTTTGCTTATTATTCCATTCCCATTACGTTACTTTATTTTGTCCGCAAACGCCAAGATTTGCCCTTCAACCGAGTATTTATACTATTTGCAATATTTATTGTTACTTGTGGCACTACCCACCTAATGGAGATTTGGACGCTCTGGTATCCAACTTATTGGTTGAGTGGTTGCCTTAAAGCTATTACAGCCATAATTTCACTTTACACAACTTGTGAACTTATACCTTTGATACCAAAAGCGCTTGCTCTCCCCAGTTCTGCACAATTGGAGGCAGCCAATCGAGAACTGGAGAGGGAAGTTAACGAACGGCAAGCCGCGCTGCGCGAACGTAAACAGGCAGAACTCGCATTACAAGAGCGGGAAGCTATGTTGCGGCGAATTGGCGATAATCTGCCCAATGGGGCAATTTATAAAGTAATCCGCGAAGTGGATGGTAGCGATCGCTTTGCTTATATTAGCGCGGGGATTGAAAGACTGATGGAAGTCAGGGCAGAAGATGCACTTAAGGATTCAAGTTTGCTCTATCGCCAATTTATCCCAGAGGATGCACCACTTTTAGCGGCAGCAGTTGAGGAATCCCGGCGGAATCTCTCGGTGTTTGATATACAATTGCGAATCCAAACGCCCAGTGGTCTGCTTAAATGGCTCCATTTTCGTTCCACGCCACGCCAATTCGAGGATGGAAGGGTGGTTTGGGATGGGTTGGTGGTGGATGTGACCAATCTTAAGTGTGCTGAAGAAACACTACGCAAGCGTGAAGCCTTATTAGAAGAATCTCAGCGAGTTGCTCGTCTCGGTAATTGGGAGTTTGATATTGCCAGTGGCAAAATTACCTGGTCAAAACAGCTTTTTGCCCTCTTCAATCGAGATCCCACACTTCTTGAATTAGACTATGAAGAAAATCTTCAGTTATACCACCCAGAGGATCGAGAAAAAATACACGAAGCCGTTGAGCGGGCAATGTCAACTGGCGAATCTTACAAACTTATTCTGCGCGCACCTCAAACTGACGGATCTACTACTTATATTGAGGGGATTGGACATGCAGAATTTAACACGGATGGAAAAGTAATTCGCCTCTATGGGACTGCCCAAGATGTTACAGAACGCAAGCAAGCAGAAATTGCTCTGAAAGAAAGCGAGATTCGCTACCGTGCCATTGTCGAAGATCAGACTGAACTCATTACCCGATATTTACCAGATGGTACACTCACCTTTGTCAACCAAGCTTACGCACTTTATTTTGGGCGATCGCCAGAGGAACTGATCGGCAGCCGCTATCAACCTAGCTATCTTTGA
- a CDS encoding EAL domain-containing protein, translating to MSADNPVAIIENRVIVADVVRWTQWHNRMLFDEQGCFIEFQSVGRDITALKQIEEKLFQEKELAQVTLQSIGDAVITTDAFSRIQYLNPVAESLIGCSEPSAQGLPLLEIFRIVHEITREPVQNPIELALQENRIVGLANHTVLLARNGQEIAIEDSAAPIRNREGKVIGAVMVFHDVTQNRKLSRQLSWQACHDALTGLVNRQEFERRVEQALCLAKSDYQVHALCYLDLDRFKIVNDTCGHLAGDELLCQITALLQEKIRKTDTLARLGGDEFGVLLNQCMPEQALRVANELRECVQEFRFVWEKQVFSIGASIGLVGIDRYSESLAEIISIADAACYTAKNRGRNRVYVAEADDQERLQQRGQMQWASRISQALENDWFCLYAQKIAAITPADQNNDHYEVLLRLRDEQGNLVLPMAFIPAAERYNLMHLIDRWVIRTLFRNWPRVVGDKQSIYAINLSGSSINDDQFINFLYEQFSLHPILPQRICFEITETVAIANLIKAKQFIESLQQMGCRFALDDFGVGMSSFAYLKSLPVDYLKIDGSFIRNIIENSVDDAIVTAITRISSVMGIQTIAEFVENDAILERITSLGIDYAQGYGIGIPCPLS from the coding sequence ATGAGTGCTGATAATCCTGTTGCCATCATTGAGAATCGTGTGATTGTGGCAGATGTGGTGCGTTGGACTCAGTGGCATAACCGAATGTTGTTTGACGAGCAAGGATGCTTTATCGAATTTCAATCAGTGGGACGCGATATCACAGCCCTCAAACAAATCGAAGAAAAACTTTTTCAAGAAAAAGAATTAGCTCAGGTGACGTTGCAATCGATTGGAGATGCAGTTATTACCACAGATGCCTTTAGCAGGATTCAATACCTCAATCCGGTTGCAGAATCTCTGATTGGATGTAGCGAACCATCGGCACAAGGATTGCCGTTACTAGAAATCTTTAGAATTGTGCATGAAATAACACGTGAGCCAGTTCAGAACCCAATTGAGCTAGCGTTACAGGAAAATCGAATTGTGGGTTTAGCCAACCATACCGTCTTACTTGCTCGAAATGGTCAAGAGATTGCCATTGAAGATTCAGCCGCGCCCATTCGCAATCGTGAGGGAAAAGTTATTGGCGCAGTTATGGTATTTCATGACGTGACTCAGAACCGTAAACTTTCGCGTCAACTATCCTGGCAGGCCTGCCATGATGCCTTAACCGGATTAGTAAATCGCCAGGAATTTGAGCGGCGGGTTGAACAAGCATTATGCCTTGCCAAATCAGACTACCAGGTTCATGCGTTGTGCTATTTGGATCTCGATCGCTTCAAAATTGTAAATGATACTTGTGGTCATCTGGCTGGAGACGAACTACTGTGTCAAATTACTGCCCTATTGCAGGAGAAGATTCGGAAAACTGACACACTGGCACGGTTAGGGGGTGATGAATTTGGCGTATTGCTCAATCAGTGTATGCCAGAGCAAGCTTTACGAGTTGCCAATGAGCTGCGTGAGTGTGTTCAAGAGTTCCGGTTTGTTTGGGAAAAGCAGGTATTCTCAATTGGGGCAAGTATTGGCTTGGTTGGTATCGACAGGTATAGCGAGAGCCTTGCAGAGATTATCAGCATAGCTGACGCAGCTTGCTATACCGCAAAAAATCGGGGGCGCAATCGCGTATATGTTGCTGAGGCTGACGATCAGGAGCGACTGCAACAGCGTGGCCAGATGCAATGGGCTAGCCGCATTTCTCAAGCCTTGGAAAATGATTGGTTTTGTCTCTATGCTCAAAAAATTGCTGCTATTACTCCAGCAGATCAAAACAACGACCATTATGAAGTCTTGCTGCGGCTCCGGGATGAGCAGGGAAATTTAGTGCTGCCGATGGCGTTTATTCCAGCAGCAGAACGCTACAACTTGATGCACCTGATCGATCGGTGGGTGATTCGGACTCTCTTCAGGAATTGGCCAAGGGTTGTTGGCGATAAACAAAGTATCTATGCAATTAACCTCTCTGGCTCTAGCATCAACGACGATCAGTTCATTAACTTCTTGTATGAGCAGTTTTCTTTACACCCGATCTTACCCCAGCGCATCTGTTTTGAGATTACCGAAACTGTGGCGATCGCTAACCTCATAAAAGCCAAGCAGTTCATTGAATCACTCCAGCAGATGGGCTGTCGCTTCGCATTAGACGATTTTGGGGTGGGGATGTCGTCGTTTGCCTATCTTAAGTCTCTGCCTGTGGATTACCTGAAAATTGACGGCAGTTTTATTCGGAACATTATTGAAAATTCTGTGGATGATGCGATCGTGACAGCAATCACGCGCATTAGCAGTGTGATGGGTATTCAGACGATTGCTGAGTTTGTGGAGAATGATGCAATTTTAGAGCGAATTACGTCACTGGGAATTGATTACGCACAGGGATATGGCATTGGAATACCTTGCCCATTGAGCTAG
- a CDS encoding protein phosphatase 2C domain-containing protein encodes MISTQLIIFCINPRCNSPINPMGDNVCASCQTPLVHRYLWATGSLSAYIPPGTKVADRYEVIKQQIWLDTQPGLPPDVPEELPTEVIPYLQLYQERLHLPQAYGFVSNLEQDTTDILLLENAPIDRTGNLYPTIVEAWEEATAVRQVYWLWQILQLWTPLAELGFSHSLLVIDNLRVEGWCVRLLELYQTPNDEKLSLQNLGECWQFWVASAKASVAKGLQNIVQDMCETEIELEAINIQLNNLLLAAAAELPLVLKVAGSTDIGPMMAQNEDACYPNSLSDLDEPLLRHLSIVCDGIGGHEGGEVASQLAVQSVKLQIRALLTEVTEQTALFPPELLQEQLEASLRVVNNVICARNNEQKRQGKERMATTIVMALQVPQRVQTSTGWQSNNTHELYLANVGDSRAYWITRNYCQLLTVDDDVATREVRLAKSLYRKALFRPDASALTQALGTRNSESLRLKVQRFIVEEDGILLLCSDGLSDNNWVEHSWQDYAIPVLTGQMTVEDAVCNWINLANEKNGRDNTSVVMTYCRVSPEYLIPVTPALPEEIIEAEIQEEELEELKELEALEELEEPTSFTESSQALLDLDLDLDLSEEPPLNPEIPPTLITKPKWDKRLVMLGGVLALLVGGTSLGLLAWWQINPQGLQQMCRQFPQKVQSVCPIGK; translated from the coding sequence ATGATTTCTACTCAACTGATAATTTTTTGTATAAATCCACGCTGTAATAGCCCCATTAATCCGATGGGAGATAACGTTTGTGCTAGTTGCCAAACTCCTTTAGTTCACCGCTATCTTTGGGCAACTGGTTCATTGTCTGCTTACATCCCACCAGGCACAAAGGTAGCAGATAGGTATGAGGTAATTAAACAACAGATTTGGCTGGATACTCAACCGGGACTGCCGCCAGATGTACCTGAAGAATTGCCAACTGAAGTAATTCCTTATTTACAGTTATATCAAGAGCGGTTGCATCTGCCCCAGGCTTATGGGTTTGTTAGTAATCTTGAGCAAGATACAACAGATATCCTCTTATTGGAAAATGCACCGATAGATAGGACAGGAAATCTTTATCCAACTATTGTTGAGGCTTGGGAAGAAGCCACGGCAGTACGACAAGTTTATTGGTTGTGGCAAATTCTCCAACTTTGGACACCTCTAGCAGAATTGGGATTTAGCCACAGTTTACTAGTAATAGACAACTTGAGAGTCGAAGGTTGGTGTGTGCGACTTTTGGAACTCTACCAAACACCAAATGATGAAAAGTTGAGTTTACAAAATCTGGGGGAGTGTTGGCAGTTTTGGGTAGCTTCTGCAAAAGCATCAGTAGCCAAGGGGTTACAGAACATTGTCCAGGATATGTGTGAAACTGAGATTGAGTTAGAGGCGATTAATATTCAACTCAATAATTTACTACTAGCAGCTGCGGCAGAATTACCATTAGTTTTAAAGGTGGCAGGTTCTACAGATATTGGCCCAATGATGGCGCAAAATGAAGATGCTTGCTATCCCAATAGTTTGAGTGATTTAGATGAACCTTTATTGCGCCACTTGTCGATTGTTTGCGATGGCATTGGCGGGCATGAAGGCGGTGAGGTTGCGAGTCAGTTGGCAGTGCAGTCTGTAAAGTTGCAAATTCGCGCTTTACTAACTGAGGTGACAGAACAAACTGCACTTTTTCCACCTGAGTTGTTGCAGGAACAATTAGAAGCAAGCTTACGGGTGGTAAATAATGTAATTTGTGCCCGCAATAACGAACAAAAACGCCAGGGCAAAGAACGCATGGCTACAACTATTGTCATGGCGTTGCAAGTTCCACAACGAGTCCAGACAAGTACTGGGTGGCAATCAAATAATACCCATGAGCTTTACTTGGCTAATGTTGGCGATAGTCGTGCCTATTGGATTACTCGCAATTATTGCCAGCTACTAACAGTAGATGATGATGTAGCAACGCGAGAAGTACGCTTGGCTAAAAGCTTGTATCGAAAGGCACTTTTTAGACCAGATGCGAGTGCCTTAACTCAAGCATTGGGGACAAGAAATTCAGAATCTTTGCGTCTCAAGGTTCAGCGATTTATTGTGGAAGAAGATGGCATCTTGTTACTGTGTTCTGATGGCTTAAGTGATAATAACTGGGTGGAACATTCTTGGCAGGATTATGCAATACCCGTGTTAACAGGGCAAATGACAGTGGAAGATGCTGTATGCAACTGGATTAACTTGGCAAATGAAAAAAATGGGCGTGATAATACATCGGTTGTTATGACCTATTGCCGTGTTTCTCCAGAATACTTAATACCTGTGACTCCGGCGTTGCCAGAAGAGATTATAGAAGCAGAAATACAGGAAGAGGAATTAGAAGAACTAAAAGAATTAGAGGCATTAGAAGAACTAGAAGAACCAACTTCTTTTACAGAAAGTTCGCAAGCTTTACTAGATTTGGATCTAGATTTGGATCTTTCAGAGGAACCACCTCTCAACCCAGAAATTCCACCAACTTTAATTACAAAACCGAAGTGGGATAAACGTTTGGTCATGCTGGGGGGAGTGTTGGCGTTACTTGTGGGGGGTACAAGTCTGGGATTATTGGCTTGGTGGCAAATTAATCCTCAAGGATTACAGCAGATGTGTCGGCAATTTCCCCAAAAAGTGCAGTCAGTGTGTCCGATTGGGAAATAG
- a CDS encoding NfeD family protein: MPSFTLIWLLAGAVLCLTELFLPSAFVAFMMGVSAFVVALLSGVGMGSVWLQIVVWLLLSTVLIVLSRRFLQPRQRKSKIRDAVIAETLTEILPGKTGRVRYEGNSWQARCDDDKFTIPPHQRVYVVRREGTTLIVVPENLLNS; encoded by the coding sequence ATGCCAAGTTTTACCTTAATCTGGCTTCTGGCAGGAGCAGTTCTGTGTTTAACAGAACTGTTTTTACCATCGGCGTTTGTCGCCTTCATGATGGGAGTTAGCGCTTTTGTGGTGGCGCTGCTGTCTGGAGTGGGTATGGGAAGTGTATGGTTGCAAATTGTGGTTTGGCTCTTGCTTTCCACAGTATTAATCGTACTTTCTCGTCGGTTTTTGCAACCAAGACAACGCAAATCAAAAATTCGGGATGCAGTCATAGCTGAAACCTTAACAGAAATTCTGCCTGGAAAAACAGGGCGGGTGCGGTATGAGGGAAATTCTTGGCAAGCAAGATGTGACGATGACAAATTTACCATACCACCGCATCAAAGAGTTTATGTGGTTAGAAGGGAAGGTACTACTTTGATTGTTGTACCAGAAAATCTGTTGAATTCTTGA